CTTTTTGACCAGGAAGGCGGCGAACCGGCCTACACGACCGGCGGCAAAATGACGTTAATGAATAAGCTGGATGAAGAGCAGGAAGCAATGGGCTTTTACATGTCCGGTCATCCGGTGGAGGATTATGAGGAACTGCTGAGACCGTTTAACAAAATGTCGATTCATGAGGCCATTGATACACACGGGCAGTCAGGGAAAACAGTTCGTGTTGCCGGTATGGTGGAGAAGGTCCGCTATGTCCAGACGAAAAAAGGCGAGCAGATGGCGTTCATCCATATCACCGATGAAACAGGCGGACTCGACGTCACGGTGTTTCCGAAGGTCTTGAAGAACCATCAAATGAGCTTGAAAAAACAGGAGCTTGTTTTTCTCGAAGGTCAAATGCAGTGGCGGCAGGATCAGTGGAATCTCATCATGGAAAAAGCCATCACGATCGATATGCTGAAAATGCGAAAGAAAGACAAGCAGCAGCCGGTATTGTATTTGTTCATTTCGTTGCTTCATGAAAAAACCGGTAAAGGTGAAGCCGTTAAAGAAGTGCTGCAGGATACACCTGGTGATGTCCCGGTCGTGATCAAATACGAATCCTCCGGTGAAGTGAAGAAATTATCGGAACTCTGGAATATCGCCGCTGAAGACGAGCTTTTGATGAAACTCGAAGGGATACTTGGTAAAAAGAATGTGCATTTCCGTTCATCAAGGGTGTGATGAACGGATTTTTTTTGATATAATAACAGAGGCTAGGGGTGGTCTGACCACCAGATTCCAAAAAGGAGCGTGGGGGCATTGTCTACATTACGAGAAGAAGCACTACATATGCACAAAGTGCATCAGGGTAAAATTGAAACCACACCAAAAGTTGCTGTCAGGAATGCTGAAGATTTATCATTGGCTTATTCACCGGGGGTCGCGGAACCGTGTAAAGAGATTTTTGAGGATCCGCAAACCGTTTATGATTACACGGTGAAAGGGAATATGGTAGGCGTTGTGACAGATGGTTCGGCTGTTCTTGGACTCGGGAATATCGGGCCGGAAGCTTCATTGCCGGTCATGGAAGGGAAGGCCGTACTGTTTAAATCTTTTGCAGGTGTGGATGCCTTTCCGATTTGCCTGAATACCAACGATGTGGATGAAATCGTGAACACAGTGAAATTGATGGAGCCCACTTTCGGCGGGATCAATCTGGAAGACATTTCTGCACCCCGCTGCTTCGACATTGAGGAACGATTAAAAAGAGAATTGAATATTCCGGTCTTTCACGATGACCAGCACGGTACCGCGATCGTTACGGCTGCCGGACTGTTGAATGCCCTGAAGCTATCTGGCAAAAAAATGGAAGAAATCAAAGTGGTTGTCAATGGTGCAGGAGCGGCAGGAATTGCCATCATCAAACTGTTGATGAGTATGGGCTGTAAATCCTTTATTCTTTGTGATTCCAAAGGAGCCATCTTTGAAGGCAGACCATACGGCATGAATGATTTGAAAGATGAGCTTGCCTCTAAGACGAACCTCGAAAAGAAAGAAGGGAAATTGGGGGATGTCATAAAAGATACAGACGTGTTTGTCGGGGTGTCGGTAGAAGGAGCATTGACGGCAGACATGGTTAAGAGCATGAATGACAATCCGATCATTTTTGCGATGGCCAATCCAATACCGGAAATCATGCCTGAAGAAGCAAAAGCTGCAGGGGCAAGTGTCATTGGTACGGGTCGGTCGGATTTCCCGAATCAGGTGAATAATGTTCTTGCTTTTCCCGGAATATTCCGGGGAGCCCTTGACGTGAATGCCACGCATATCAATGAAGAAATGAAAGTGGCAGCGGTCAAAGCCATTGCCGGTCTCGTTGGTCATGACGAGTTTCATGCGGACTACGTGATCCCCGGGCCATTCGATAAACGGGTGGCACCAGCAGTTGCAAAAGCTGTCGCCATGGCTGCGATGGAAACGGGTGTTGCAAGACGAAAAGTTGACCCGGATGCAGTGGAGCGGAAAACCTACAAACTGACGATGATCGAAGAGGAATAGTGGGTATCCGGACCGGTCTGATAACCAGCGGTCCGGATTTTCAAGAAGATAGGAACGTGATGAAACAATGGATAAAGTCTATATGAATATCCTTAAAGCCATCGATGAGATAATCGAAGAAGATGGCTTGATCGCAGGAGACAAGTTGCCCTCAGAGCGGGAACTGGCCGAGCGGCTGGATGCCGGGCGTTCCTCCGTCAGAGAAGCGTTCCGTGCCCTCGAACTTCTTGATTTAATCGAGACGAGGAAAGGGGAAGGCACTTTTGTCAAACAGCCCGGGAGTCACAGGTTGGCCGAACTGCTGGCCGGTTTTTTCCTCCGGGAACCAAAAGCAAGACAGGACCTTTCAGAGACACGACGGATCATTGAGGCAGAAGCGGTCAGATTAGCCTGTGAGCGGCATGAAGCCTGGCAACTGGTGAAGCTGAAGGAATTAATTGAAGAAGCCAGGAATGGTTCAGAAGAAGGAGACGTCCCGGTAGAGGAGGATTATGCTTTTCATAAGATGCTCGTCCAATCCGGGAACAATCAGCTGATGCTGAATATCTGGCGCCCTCTGGTGGCTTACAGTAAAGCGGCATTGAAATCTTCTCTGGAGAGAGAAGGAAGAATTGAGAAAGCCCTCAGGGAGCATGAGTTGATTGTTGAGGCAATCGAGAAACGGGATGCAGATGCAGCGGTGAGTGCACTGCTTGAACATCTTGAGAACAGTGAATTTTAGAGCGTCCCATCGGACAGTACCACTCCACATAATAGCAGTATGCCTATACACCGGCAGCGACTTCAAGAAGAGGTGAACAGAATGATTAAGGGATTTTTCAATAAACGGAAAAAATATGCGACCATTCCGTCCAAAAAAGGACGGAAAGAAGTACCTGAGGGCTTGATGAGTAAATGCCCGAAATGCAAAACAATCACATACGCCAAGGAACTGCGTAATCAGAAATATGTCTGCGATCATTGTGATCACCATCATCGTATAGGCTCGGCAGACCGGATTGCCTGTACATTGGATGAAGGGTCGTTTACACCCTATGACGAAAACATGATTTCAAAAAACCCTCTGCAATTTCCAGGTTATGATGAAAAGTCGGTGTCAGACCGGGAAAAGAGTGGTTTGAACGAAGCTGTGCGAACCGGCAGCGGAACGATTTCCGGTTACCCGGTTATGATAGCAGTCATGGATGCAGGATTTCGAATGGGAAGCATGGGCTCGGTCGTCGGAGAAAAAATCACCCGTGCGGTTGAAAAAGCGATTGAAGAGCAGGTGCCATTCATTTTATTCTCTGCTTCAGGTGGGGCGAGGATGCAAGAAGGTGTTTTGAGCCTGATGCAGATGGCAAAGACCAGTACAGCCCTGAACCAGTTGAGAGAACAAGGGCTGCTCTTTATCAGCGTGATGACGGACCCGACAACGGGAGGCGTATCAGCGAGTTTTTCTTCTCTTGGAGACATCAACCTGGCTGAACCGGGTGCTTTGATCGGTTTTGCAGGGAGACGGATTATTGAACAGACGATTCGCGAAAAACTTCCGGATGATTTTCAGACAGCTGAATTTCTGATGAATCACGGGCAACTCGATCAGGTTGTTCACCGCAAAAACATGCGGGAAACATTGGCGACAATCGTGAAATTGCATCAACCGTATCATGGAGGTGACGGGCATGCCTGAAGAATTACCCTTTGAAAAACCGATCATTGAACTGCGAAATAAAATTGCAGAATTAAAAAGCTTCAAGGCGGAAAAAGAGATCGATTTGTCCGGAGAAATTAAAAAATTGGAAAATCGGCTCGTGCAGCTTGAAGAAGATATTTATGGAAACATGGACCCATGGGATCGTGTCCAGATTGCAAGACTGAGTCAACGACCGACGACGCTTGATTATATCGGTTACCTGTTTACGGATTTTCTCGAGTTTCACGGCGATCGTCTTTACGCTGATGATGCGGCGATTGTCGGCGGGATCGCGTCGTTTGACGGTCAGCCCGTAACGGTCATCGGTCATCAGCGAGGGCGGGACACGAAAGAAAATGTCCGCCGGAATTTTGGGATGCCCCACCCGGAAGGCTACCGCAAAGCCCTTCGTCTGATGAAGCAGGCGGAGAAATTCAACCGGCCAATCTTCTGTTTTATTGATACGAAAGGTGCATTTCCCGGAAAAGCGGCTGAAGAGCGTGGACAGAGTGAAGCGATCGCCAGAAATCTGATTGAGATGGCTTCACTGAAAGTGCCGGTTATTTCGATTGTGATCGGAGAAGGAGGAAGCGGAGGAGCCCTGGCCCTCGGCGTTGCCGACCGGATTCTGATGCTTGAAAATGCCACGTATTCCGTCATTTCTCCAGAGGGAGCGGCAACGATCCTTTGGAAAGACGCGTCAAAGGCGAAAGATGCAGCAGAGACGATGAAGATTACGGCACCGGATTTAGCTGAACTGGGTGTGATTGACGAAATGATTTCAGAAATCCGTGGTGGTGCACATCGGAATATCGCTGCTCAAGTGGAATATATCCGAGCCACACTTCAGCGAAACCTCAACGAATTAATGAAACTTGACGGGGAATCACTCGTTCTGGAACGGTACAAAAAATTTAAGAAAATCGGCGAGTATGACCATGTAAACGATGTCATGACTGATACACCTGATCAATGATTCACAATAAGGGGCGGATCAGGCTGCGTAGTGGTCTGATCTCTATTGTTTTTTAAGCAGGGAAGTGTTATTTTTAACTAGTGTGATATGTAGCTGAGACTAAACTATACAGAGGTGAAATATGATGAAGCGAATTGCTGTTTTGACCAGTGGAGGTGATTCACCGGGGATGAACGCTGCGATTCGGGCGGTTGTCCGAAAAGCGATTTATCACGGTGTTGAAGTATATGGTGTCTATTACGGATTCCAGGGGCTGATTGATGGAGATATCAAAAAGCTTGAGTTGGGTTCTGTAGGGGACATCATCCATCGTGGCGGTACGATTCTGTACACCGCCCGCTGTGAAGAATTCAAAACGAAAGAAGGACAGTTCAAAGGGATCGATCAGTTGAAAAAGTTTGGTATTGAAGGACTGGTAGTCATCGGTGGAGACGGTTCTTTCCAGGGTGCGAAGAAACTGACGGAACATGGTTTTCCGGCTATCGGTGTACCTGGAACCATTGATAATGACATTCCGGGAACGGATTTCACCATCGGTTTCGATACGGCGCTGAATACCGTCATCGATGCCATTGACAAAATCCGTGATACCGCCACTTCTCATGAACGCACGTATGTTGTGGAAGTCATGGGTCGTGACGCCGGAGACCTGGCTTTATGGGCCGGTTTGGCTGACGGAGCGGAGACCATCATGATTCCGGAAGTGGATGATAAGATGGAAGACATCGTCGCCCGTTTAAAGCGGGGGCATGAACGCGGCAAAAAACACAGTATCATCGTCGTTGCCGAAGGTGCCGGCTCCGCGGTCGAGATCGGGAAAGAAATTGAGGAACAAACCAAATACGAAACGCGTGTGACGGTTTTGGGTCATATTCAACGCGGCGGCTCTCCAACAGGGCGTGACCGGGTTCTGGCCAGCCGATTGGGTGCCCGTGCTGTTGAGCTTCTGCTTGAAGGTGAGGCAGGTAAGGTCGTCGGGATCGAGCGAAATGAAATCGTTCATCACGATATCCAGGACGCACTTTCAAAGAAACCATCGTTCGATCACGACATCTATAAGCTGTCCAAGGAACTGTCCATTTAATCCTTGGCAGCCGGTGTCCTCAGAAAAAAACAGTACATGACAAGCAACTGGAGCAACGCTTTGCTCTGGTTTTCGTCTGCCGTGTACGCCGTCTGTTATCAACGCAGTATGTGAAGAACCTGATGCTGATTAAACTCGTTCAAAGTGATTTTGAGAAAATAAACATCGTGCAGTGCGGCTTTAACAGAGTCAGGAATTATAAGGAGGAAAATGATGATTACTAGAAAGACGAAAATTGTTTGTACCATCGGACCTGCCAGTGAATCGCCGGAAATGTTGACCAGCCTGATTGATGCTGGAATGAACGTGGCACGGCTGAACTTTTCCCACGGAGATTTTGACGAGCACGGTGCCCGTATCAAATCGATTCGGGAAGCTTCTGAAAAGGCTGGCGAGAGCGTAGCGATTCTTCTCGACACAAAAGGTCCTGAAATCCGCACACAAACCCTCGAAGGTGGTTTTGCGGATCTTGAAAAAGGAAAAACCGTCCGTGTATCGATGAAAGAAGTTGTCGGCAATGCTGATAAGATCTCTGTGACGTACCCGGGACTTATCAATGATGTCCATGTTGGATCATTCCTGCTTCTTGATGATGGATTGATTGAATTGAAAGTAACCGCGATCGAAGAAGATGAACTTGTTACCGAAGTGGTAAACTCCGGTACACTGAAGAATAAAAAAGGTGTCAATGTTCCGAATGTCAGTGTCAATCTTCCTGGTATCACAGAAAAAGATGCGAATGATATCATTTTCGGGATTGAGCAGGACGTTGATTTCATTGCTGCATCATTTGTTCGCCGTGCGTCGGACGTTCACGAAATCCGCGAACTGCTTGAAAAGCATAATGCGACACACATTCAGATCATTCCAAAGATCGAAAACCAGGAAGGCGTGGACAATATTGATGAGATCCTCGAAGCTTCCGATGGTTTGATGGTTGCTCGTGGTGACCTTGGTGTCGAAATTCCGGCAGAAGACGTACCACTCGTTCAAAAGGAACTGATCAAAAAATGCAATCAGATGGGTAAACCCGTCATCACGGCGACGCAGATGCTTGATTCCATGCAGCGTAATCCTCGCCCAACCCGAGCGGAAGCGAGTGACGTGGCAAATGCGATTTTCGACGGAACAGATGCGATCATGCTCTCCGGAGAAACTGCAGCCGGTGATTACCCGCGTGAATCGGTCCAGACGATGGCAAACATCGCGTTCAAAACAGAATCTGCACTGAAATATCGTGAGATTCTCCGTAAGAAGTCTAAGGAAATCGAAAATACAGTCACCGATGCGATCAGTCAGTCTGTTTCTCATACAGCGCTGAACCTGGGTGCGGCTGCGATCGTCACTGCGACACAAAGTGGCCACACGGCGCGGATGATCTCAAAATACCGTCCGGAAGCACCGATTATTGCTGTCACAAGCAGTGCTCGTGTAAACCGTGCAATGGCTCTTGTATGGGGCGTATATGCCCGTACAGGTTCGCAGGTGGATTCAACGGATGAAATGCTTCGCTTATCGGTCGATGAAGCGAAGAAATCCGGATATGTGAATAATGGTGATCTCGTCGTGATTACAGCAGGTGTACCAGTGGGTGAATCCGGTACGACCAACCTGATGAAAGTGCAACTCGTCGGTGAAGTGGCAGCGCGTGGACAGGGTATTGGCCGCCGCGCGAAAGCAGGCCGTGTCGTTGTTGCAAAGACAGGTCAGGAAGCAGTCAAAAAGATGAAGCAAGGTGACGTGCTGATTACATCTTCCACGGATAAAGACATGATGGAGGCGTTTGAAAAAGCAGCCG
This Salisediminibacterium beveridgei DNA region includes the following protein-coding sequences:
- a CDS encoding NAD(P)-dependent malic enzyme, translating into MHKVHQGKIETTPKVAVRNAEDLSLAYSPGVAEPCKEIFEDPQTVYDYTVKGNMVGVVTDGSAVLGLGNIGPEASLPVMEGKAVLFKSFAGVDAFPICLNTNDVDEIVNTVKLMEPTFGGINLEDISAPRCFDIEERLKRELNIPVFHDDQHGTAIVTAAGLLNALKLSGKKMEEIKVVVNGAGAAGIAIIKLLMSMGCKSFILCDSKGAIFEGRPYGMNDLKDELASKTNLEKKEGKLGDVIKDTDVFVGVSVEGALTADMVKSMNDNPIIFAMANPIPEIMPEEAKAAGASVIGTGRSDFPNQVNNVLAFPGIFRGALDVNATHINEEMKVAAVKAIAGLVGHDEFHADYVIPGPFDKRVAPAVAKAVAMAAMETGVARRKVDPDAVERKTYKLTMIEEE
- the accA gene encoding acetyl-CoA carboxylase carboxyl transferase subunit alpha, producing the protein MPEELPFEKPIIELRNKIAELKSFKAEKEIDLSGEIKKLENRLVQLEEDIYGNMDPWDRVQIARLSQRPTTLDYIGYLFTDFLEFHGDRLYADDAAIVGGIASFDGQPVTVIGHQRGRDTKENVRRNFGMPHPEGYRKALRLMKQAEKFNRPIFCFIDTKGAFPGKAAEERGQSEAIARNLIEMASLKVPVISIVIGEGGSGGALALGVADRILMLENATYSVISPEGAATILWKDASKAKDAAETMKITAPDLAELGVIDEMISEIRGGAHRNIAAQVEYIRATLQRNLNELMKLDGESLVLERYKKFKKIGEYDHVNDVMTDTPDQ
- the accD gene encoding acetyl-CoA carboxylase, carboxyltransferase subunit beta, whose product is MIKGFFNKRKKYATIPSKKGRKEVPEGLMSKCPKCKTITYAKELRNQKYVCDHCDHHHRIGSADRIACTLDEGSFTPYDENMISKNPLQFPGYDEKSVSDREKSGLNEAVRTGSGTISGYPVMIAVMDAGFRMGSMGSVVGEKITRAVEKAIEEQVPFILFSASGGARMQEGVLSLMQMAKTSTALNQLREQGLLFISVMTDPTTGGVSASFSSLGDINLAEPGALIGFAGRRIIEQTIREKLPDDFQTAEFLMNHGQLDQVVHRKNMRETLATIVKLHQPYHGGDGHA
- the pfkA gene encoding 6-phosphofructokinase is translated as MKRIAVLTSGGDSPGMNAAIRAVVRKAIYHGVEVYGVYYGFQGLIDGDIKKLELGSVGDIIHRGGTILYTARCEEFKTKEGQFKGIDQLKKFGIEGLVVIGGDGSFQGAKKLTEHGFPAIGVPGTIDNDIPGTDFTIGFDTALNTVIDAIDKIRDTATSHERTYVVEVMGRDAGDLALWAGLADGAETIMIPEVDDKMEDIVARLKRGHERGKKHSIIVVAEGAGSAVEIGKEIEEQTKYETRVTVLGHIQRGGSPTGRDRVLASRLGARAVELLLEGEAGKVVGIERNEIVHHDIQDALSKKPSFDHDIYKLSKELSI
- the pyk gene encoding pyruvate kinase → MITRKTKIVCTIGPASESPEMLTSLIDAGMNVARLNFSHGDFDEHGARIKSIREASEKAGESVAILLDTKGPEIRTQTLEGGFADLEKGKTVRVSMKEVVGNADKISVTYPGLINDVHVGSFLLLDDGLIELKVTAIEEDELVTEVVNSGTLKNKKGVNVPNVSVNLPGITEKDANDIIFGIEQDVDFIAASFVRRASDVHEIRELLEKHNATHIQIIPKIENQEGVDNIDEILEASDGLMVARGDLGVEIPAEDVPLVQKELIKKCNQMGKPVITATQMLDSMQRNPRPTRAEASDVANAIFDGTDAIMLSGETAAGDYPRESVQTMANIAFKTESALKYREILRKKSKEIENTVTDAISQSVSHTALNLGAAAIVTATQSGHTARMISKYRPEAPIIAVTSSARVNRAMALVWGVYARTGSQVDSTDEMLRLSVDEAKKSGYVNNGDLVVITAGVPVGESGTTNLMKVQLVGEVAARGQGIGRRAKAGRVVVAKTGQEAVKKMKQGDVLITSSTDKDMMEAFEKAAAVVTESGGLTSHAAVVGLNLGIPVIVGVDQATALFNDGDEVTVDAQQGKIYKGQASIL
- a CDS encoding FadR/GntR family transcriptional regulator, producing MDKVYMNILKAIDEIIEEDGLIAGDKLPSERELAERLDAGRSSVREAFRALELLDLIETRKGEGTFVKQPGSHRLAELLAGFFLREPKARQDLSETRRIIEAEAVRLACERHEAWQLVKLKELIEEARNGSEEGDVPVEEDYAFHKMLVQSGNNQLMLNIWRPLVAYSKAALKSSLEREGRIEKALREHELIVEAIEKRDADAAVSALLEHLENSEF